The Bacteroidales bacterium DNA segment GACCGGTAGTGATCCGTATCAGACTATCAGGCTGGCTTTGATACACAAACATCTTTTGACCACCTTCCCGGCAGACATGGCTCACCGTTCCTGTTACAGTAATCTTTTTCCCAACGTAATCAGAAGGATTTGCTTTAAGCTGAACAAGAGTAACGCTTTCGGGTGCATCAACTGCCTTCTTTTGGTGGCAGGAAATCAGAAAGAAAATAGAAAGAACGATGAACAAACCATGTAATCTATTCATATGTAGTGAATTATTTGATTAGTGTCAATTTTTAACGGAAACTCTTTATGCAATCTTCTGTGGTTGAATAAATTTCAAAGACATTGTGCAACTGAAGCAACTTGAAAAGTTCCATCACTTCAGGAGCTATATTACAGATCTTGAACTGGCCGTAACTGTTATTGGCAGTTTTCATAACCGAGAGAAAAACACCAAAACCTGAACTGTCAATAAAAGTAACTCCTTCAAGATTCAGAACCAGTTTCATGTTGGGTTTACTGAAAAAGCTGTTCAGTTCGGTTTTAACCTGATCAGCTATCAGCGCATTTAACCTGGTTACATTTTGGAATGAAACCACGGTGATATTGTCAACAACTTCTGCTTTCAGCATATTAGGGGTTTTTAAGTGATATGTCAGGTATCAGTTCACGAAGTTCATCTATTGCCTGCTGGCTGGAGTGCAGAAAAGCAGAAACACATTCGGCATAAAGGTCTTCATCTTTTCCGCTCAGAATATCAAGTTCCAGTTGTTTTAGCTTTTGTGCCAGACCGTGAAGTCCCATGATAGCAACCGTAGTTTTGGCTTTGTGCGCGTGTCTGGCCAGCTGATCCCAATCACGATGATTCAGACTTTCCTGCATGCTTTGGGCAAGTTCCTGCACCTGCGAAATAAATATTCCAACAAGTTCCCTGAGTACTTCAGGGTCATTTCCGGTATTTTCCCGAAGGTAGGAAAGGTCAACTATCATTTTGCACCAATTTCAAGGCTAAAATAATATAAAGATTTTAAGTTTCTAACCGGAAGAACAACTTTTGAACCCAAATTCGTCAATTGAAAAACTTAAGTGACGAATCGACCAATAAAATCTTATCAGATTTTAGACGTCGGGATTACCTCGATAAGTCAATAGAAACAAGTTGTTTAAATGTTTTTTGTGTTTCTGTTTACTCATCTCCTCTAAAAATAATTTTGTTATAGCCTGGTTGAATTTGTTAATTCATGGTACTTCGGTTGAACAAATCCTGCCGTTAAACCCGGATGATGCGTCAGGCGCAAAGCGAACTCATGCATTGTGGGTTGGAATGCAGGGTTGGGATTCGGGCCAACTCCGGTGTGCCTGAGTAAAATCAAACAGCCGGGCTAACTGAGCATTTTCAATTGGGTTGTGGTGGTTAACCAAATATTTTTTTTATCTTTCGTACCTGCAAACCCTTGCAAGGTTACAATTGATTCATAAATGAAAAACTTGTGCATATGAACAGGCTATTGGGGTGTATCCTGGTACTGTTTCTGTTTTCAGCAGGAGAGCTCATGTCACAGACAGTTTCAGCAGATCCTGTTGCTAAACTCAGAAATCAGCGGAACTACGCTCAGGCATACAATCAGGCTATTGAGGCGATAAAGGCAGGTGATTATTCCCGGGCTGCAGTATTTCTCGACAAAGCCCTGGAGTTTTCTGCCAATGCGCCGGAAGCATTGCTTCAAAGGGCCAAAATCTTTTTCACCTACCAGGATTATGATGCTTCCCTTCAGGATCTTGAGACGCTTCTTAAGAATAAACCGGAAACAGGAGAAGCGTGGTACCTGGAAGGACTTCTCTGGATGATTCACGATTCTGTGCCGCGGGCCTTGCAATGCATGAATGAGGCCATCCGGAGAAGCTACACTACCGACGAGGCTTTTTTCTACCGGGGCGTTCTGAAAACCCTTCAGGGTGATTACAGTGGAGCAATTTACGATTATACGATGGCTATTGACAAGAATCCCAATTATACCATAGCTTTTCATGAGCGTGCTTCTGTACGTCTTATGGTTAAAGACCTTCAGGGGGCTCTCTATGATTACCGAATGGCTGTTGGGCTGGATAGCATGTTCCTGACAGCCTATAATAATATGGGTCAGTTGAAGATGATTCTGGGAGATTATCAGGGAGCTGTGGAAGATTTTTCCAGGGTCGTCAGGCTTGATCCGGCAAATCATCAGGCATTTAATAACAGGGGACAGGCCTATTACCTGATGGGTGAATATCCTAAAGCAGTTGAGGATTTTTATGCGGCGGTAGTGATAGATTCTGCCTATGCAGCCGCATGGAATAACCTCGGAAATGCCTATGCCAAAATGGAAAAATATGAAGAGGCAACAACCTATTACACTAAAGCTCTGCAGATAGATTCCGGTTTTGCTGTTGCCTATCTTAACCGAGGCTTTGTCAACGAACTGCTTGGAAAGCTGGAAAATGCCTGTGCCGATTGGAATAT contains these protein-coding regions:
- a CDS encoding STAS domain-containing protein; translated protein: MLKAEVVDNITVVSFQNVTRLNALIADQVKTELNSFFSKPNMKLVLNLEGVTFIDSSGFGVFLSVMKTANNSYGQFKICNIAPEVMELFKLLQLHNVFEIYSTTEDCIKSFR
- a CDS encoding Hpt domain-containing protein → MIVDLSYLRENTGNDPEVLRELVGIFISQVQELAQSMQESLNHRDWDQLARHAHKAKTTVAIMGLHGLAQKLKQLELDILSGKDEDLYAECVSAFLHSSQQAIDELRELIPDISLKNP
- a CDS encoding tetratricopeptide repeat protein → MNRLLGCILVLFLFSAGELMSQTVSADPVAKLRNQRNYAQAYNQAIEAIKAGDYSRAAVFLDKALEFSANAPEALLQRAKIFFTYQDYDASLQDLETLLKNKPETGEAWYLEGLLWMIHDSVPRALQCMNEAIRRSYTTDEAFFYRGVLKTLQGDYSGAIYDYTMAIDKNPNYTIAFHERASVRLMVKDLQGALYDYRMAVGLDSMFLTAYNNMGQLKMILGDYQGAVEDFSRVVRLDPANHQAFNNRGQAYYLMGEYPKAVEDFYAAVVIDSAYAAAWNNLGNAYAKMEKYEEATTYYTKALQIDSGFAVAYLNRGFVNELLGKLENACADWNMAFSLGRKEAEKYIKECK